From a single Rutidosis leptorrhynchoides isolate AG116_Rl617_1_P2 chromosome 5, CSIRO_AGI_Rlap_v1, whole genome shotgun sequence genomic region:
- the LOC139846784 gene encoding cation/H(+) antiporter 18-like isoform X1: MATNVTCPPPMKATSEGVFQGNNPLDYALPLVIVQICLVLVLTRVLAYLLKPLRQPRVIAEIIGGVLLGPSALGRNTKYLHAVFPKRSMPVLDTLANLGLLFFLFLVGLELDLKSLRRTGKKALSIAMAGISLPFILGTGVSFILRGTVSKGVNQGPFIVFMGVAMSITAFPVLARILAELKLLTTDVGKMAMSAAAVNDVAAWVLLALAVALSGTGRSPLVALWVFLCGSAFIILCSFVIPPIFKWMSKRCPEGEPVDEVYVCATLGVVLAAGFVTDSIGIHALFGAFVVGVLIPKEGAFAGALVEKVEDLVSGLFLPLYFVSSGLKTNVASIQGLQSWGLLVLVICTACLGKIAGTVGVSLWCKVPFSEALALGLLMNTKGLVELIVLNIGKDRGVLNDQTFAILILMALVTTFITTPSVIAVYKPAKAPTKSEYKHRTIYRKGFSSSSFRMFFTFHGIRNLPTMINLIEISRGTGKKETLTVHAMHLMELTERSSAILMVHKARKNGSPFWKKTSNTESDQIVVAFEAFQQLSKVSIRPTTAISAISSMHEDICNGAESKKASMIVLPFHKHLRIDGHLETTRAEYRHVNRKVLEHAPCSVSILVDRGLGGNSHVSASNVDSLVAVLFFGGHDDHEALAYGARMAEHPGINLVVVRFILDRDLTNSGSIGVDIDEPNTIEARSMDDEVIDEFKEKLLKETSNKYDERVVKNTREAIEVIREHSRCHLILVGRMPEGELAAAMRQRSECPEMGPVGNLLISPEFSTNASVLVVQQYHTQLSMHSLASLKEDEVTTDQGDYESN; this comes from the exons ATGGCCACCAATGTTACGTGTCCACCCCCTATGAAGGCTACTTCAGAAGGGGTGTTTCAAGGAAACAACCCACTCGATTACGCTCTCCCTCTCGTAATCGTACAAATATGTCTTGTTCTCGTTCTCACTCGCGTTCTTGCATACCTTTTGAAACCATTAAGGCAGCCCCGAGTCATTGCTGAAATCATT GGAGGAGTTTTACTCGGGCCATCTGCTCTAGGCCGTAACACAAAGTACCTTCATGCTGTGTTCCCTAAAAGGAGTATGCCGGTGTTGGACACGTTGGCTAACCTCGGACTTTTGTTCTTTCTGTTCCTCGTTGGACTCGAGCTCGACTTAAAGTCGCTTCGCAGGACCGGGAAGAAAGCGTTGTCTATAGCCATGGCCGGAATCTCACTACCGTTCATTTTAGGAACCGGTGTTTCGTTTATCCTTCGTGGGACCGTCTCCAAAGGTGTCAACCAAGGCCCATTTATTGTCTTCATGGGTGTAGCGATGTCCATCACCGCTTTCCCTGTACTAGCGCGTATACTAGCGGAGCTCAAACTGTTGACTACCGATGTTGGTAAAATGGCCATGTCAGCAGCGGCTGTTAATGACGTGGCGGCGTGGGTTTTACTCGCTTTGGCTGTCGCACTCTCGGGTACTGGCCGGTCCCCACTTGTTGCGTTATGGGTTTTTTTGTGTGGTTCGGCTTTTATCATTTTGTGCTCGTTTGTTATTCCGCCGATTTTCAAATGGATGTCGAAACGGTGCCCCGAAGGTGAGCCGGTTGACGAGGTTTACGTTTGTGCGACTTTAGGTGTCGTGTTGGCGGCGGGTTTCGTGACGGATAGTATCGGGATTCACGCGCTTTTCGGGGCGTTTGTGGTCGGTGTTCTTATTCCTAAAGAAGGAGCGTTCGCAGGGGCGTTAGTGGAAAAAGTTGAAGATCTCGTCTCGGGACTATTTCTACCGCTTTATTTTGTATCGAGTGGTTTAAAGACCAACGTGGCATCGATCCAAGGGCTTCAATCATGGGGGTTGCTTGTTTTGGTCATTTGTACCGCGTGTTTAGGGAAGATCGCTGGTACCGTTGGTGTTTCGTTGTGGTGCAAAGTACCGTTTTCGGAGGCCCTTGCTCTCGGGCTATTAATGAACACTAAAGGGTTAGTCGAACTTATCGTCCTTAACATCGGAAAAGACCGTGGG GTGTTGAATGATCAAACATTCGCGATATTGATTCTGATGGCACTTGTGACAACCTTCATCACGACGCCTTCGGTTATTGCAGTTTATAAACCAGCTAAAGCACCAACGAAATCAGAATACAAACATCGAACGATTTATAGGAAGGGATTCTCATCGAGTTCGTTCCGTATGTTCTTCACGTTCCATGGAATAAGAAACCTACCAACAATGATTAACCTAATTGAAATTTCACGTGGGACCGGAAAAAAGGAGACTCTTACAGTCCATGCTATGCACCTCATGGAGCTCACCGAACGGTCCTCTGCTATCCTTATGGTTCACAAGGCTCGAAAAAACGGGTCCCCGTTTTGGAAGAAAACTTCAAATACCGAATCTGACCAGATTGTTGTTGCGTTTGAGGCGTTTCAGCAGCTTAGTAAGGTGTCGATTCGACCCACGACTGCCATATCTGCGATATCTAGTATGCACGAAGATATTTGTAACGGGGCCGAGAGTAAAAAGGCGTCCATGATCGTTCTCCCGTTTCATAAGCATTTGCGTATCGACGGTCACCTCGAGACAACCCGAGCCGAATACAG GCACGTTAATCGCAAGGTTTTGGAGCATGCGCCATGTTCTGTTAGTATATTGGTGGACCGTGGTCTTGGCGGGAACTCGCACGTGTCAGCGAGTAACGTCGACTCACTCGTGGCGGTTCTGTTTTTTGGCGGTCACGATGACCACGAGGCGTTAGCATACGGTGCCCGAATGGCAGAGCACCCCGGGATCAACCTAGTTGTTGTTCGGTTCATTCTAGACCGTGACTTAACCAACTCGGGTTCAATTGGTGTTGACATCGATGAACCCAACACCATCGAAGCTCGATCAATGGACGATGAGGTGATTGATGAATTTAAGGAGAAGCTTTTGAAAGAGACGTCGAATAAGTACGACGAGAGAGTGGTTAAGAACACGCGTGAAGCAATCGAGGTGATTCGTGAACATAGTCGGTGCCACTTGATTTTGGTCGGGCGGATGCCCGAAGGTGAGCTGGCGGCGGCAATGAGACAAAGAAGCGAGTGCCCGGAGATGGGGCCCGTAGGGAACTTATTGATCTCGCCCGAGTTTTCGACCAATGCCTCAGTATTGGTGGTCCAACAGTACCATACACAGCTATCAATGCATTCATTAGCCTCTTTGAAAGAGGATGAAGTCACTACTGACCAAGGGGATTATGAGTCTAACTAA
- the LOC139846784 gene encoding cation/H(+) antiporter 18-like isoform X2 has protein sequence MPVLDTLANLGLLFFLFLVGLELDLKSLRRTGKKALSIAMAGISLPFILGTGVSFILRGTVSKGVNQGPFIVFMGVAMSITAFPVLARILAELKLLTTDVGKMAMSAAAVNDVAAWVLLALAVALSGTGRSPLVALWVFLCGSAFIILCSFVIPPIFKWMSKRCPEGEPVDEVYVCATLGVVLAAGFVTDSIGIHALFGAFVVGVLIPKEGAFAGALVEKVEDLVSGLFLPLYFVSSGLKTNVASIQGLQSWGLLVLVICTACLGKIAGTVGVSLWCKVPFSEALALGLLMNTKGLVELIVLNIGKDRGVLNDQTFAILILMALVTTFITTPSVIAVYKPAKAPTKSEYKHRTIYRKGFSSSSFRMFFTFHGIRNLPTMINLIEISRGTGKKETLTVHAMHLMELTERSSAILMVHKARKNGSPFWKKTSNTESDQIVVAFEAFQQLSKVSIRPTTAISAISSMHEDICNGAESKKASMIVLPFHKHLRIDGHLETTRAEYRHVNRKVLEHAPCSVSILVDRGLGGNSHVSASNVDSLVAVLFFGGHDDHEALAYGARMAEHPGINLVVVRFILDRDLTNSGSIGVDIDEPNTIEARSMDDEVIDEFKEKLLKETSNKYDERVVKNTREAIEVIREHSRCHLILVGRMPEGELAAAMRQRSECPEMGPVGNLLISPEFSTNASVLVVQQYHTQLSMHSLASLKEDEVTTDQGDYESN, from the exons ATGCCGGTGTTGGACACGTTGGCTAACCTCGGACTTTTGTTCTTTCTGTTCCTCGTTGGACTCGAGCTCGACTTAAAGTCGCTTCGCAGGACCGGGAAGAAAGCGTTGTCTATAGCCATGGCCGGAATCTCACTACCGTTCATTTTAGGAACCGGTGTTTCGTTTATCCTTCGTGGGACCGTCTCCAAAGGTGTCAACCAAGGCCCATTTATTGTCTTCATGGGTGTAGCGATGTCCATCACCGCTTTCCCTGTACTAGCGCGTATACTAGCGGAGCTCAAACTGTTGACTACCGATGTTGGTAAAATGGCCATGTCAGCAGCGGCTGTTAATGACGTGGCGGCGTGGGTTTTACTCGCTTTGGCTGTCGCACTCTCGGGTACTGGCCGGTCCCCACTTGTTGCGTTATGGGTTTTTTTGTGTGGTTCGGCTTTTATCATTTTGTGCTCGTTTGTTATTCCGCCGATTTTCAAATGGATGTCGAAACGGTGCCCCGAAGGTGAGCCGGTTGACGAGGTTTACGTTTGTGCGACTTTAGGTGTCGTGTTGGCGGCGGGTTTCGTGACGGATAGTATCGGGATTCACGCGCTTTTCGGGGCGTTTGTGGTCGGTGTTCTTATTCCTAAAGAAGGAGCGTTCGCAGGGGCGTTAGTGGAAAAAGTTGAAGATCTCGTCTCGGGACTATTTCTACCGCTTTATTTTGTATCGAGTGGTTTAAAGACCAACGTGGCATCGATCCAAGGGCTTCAATCATGGGGGTTGCTTGTTTTGGTCATTTGTACCGCGTGTTTAGGGAAGATCGCTGGTACCGTTGGTGTTTCGTTGTGGTGCAAAGTACCGTTTTCGGAGGCCCTTGCTCTCGGGCTATTAATGAACACTAAAGGGTTAGTCGAACTTATCGTCCTTAACATCGGAAAAGACCGTGGG GTGTTGAATGATCAAACATTCGCGATATTGATTCTGATGGCACTTGTGACAACCTTCATCACGACGCCTTCGGTTATTGCAGTTTATAAACCAGCTAAAGCACCAACGAAATCAGAATACAAACATCGAACGATTTATAGGAAGGGATTCTCATCGAGTTCGTTCCGTATGTTCTTCACGTTCCATGGAATAAGAAACCTACCAACAATGATTAACCTAATTGAAATTTCACGTGGGACCGGAAAAAAGGAGACTCTTACAGTCCATGCTATGCACCTCATGGAGCTCACCGAACGGTCCTCTGCTATCCTTATGGTTCACAAGGCTCGAAAAAACGGGTCCCCGTTTTGGAAGAAAACTTCAAATACCGAATCTGACCAGATTGTTGTTGCGTTTGAGGCGTTTCAGCAGCTTAGTAAGGTGTCGATTCGACCCACGACTGCCATATCTGCGATATCTAGTATGCACGAAGATATTTGTAACGGGGCCGAGAGTAAAAAGGCGTCCATGATCGTTCTCCCGTTTCATAAGCATTTGCGTATCGACGGTCACCTCGAGACAACCCGAGCCGAATACAG GCACGTTAATCGCAAGGTTTTGGAGCATGCGCCATGTTCTGTTAGTATATTGGTGGACCGTGGTCTTGGCGGGAACTCGCACGTGTCAGCGAGTAACGTCGACTCACTCGTGGCGGTTCTGTTTTTTGGCGGTCACGATGACCACGAGGCGTTAGCATACGGTGCCCGAATGGCAGAGCACCCCGGGATCAACCTAGTTGTTGTTCGGTTCATTCTAGACCGTGACTTAACCAACTCGGGTTCAATTGGTGTTGACATCGATGAACCCAACACCATCGAAGCTCGATCAATGGACGATGAGGTGATTGATGAATTTAAGGAGAAGCTTTTGAAAGAGACGTCGAATAAGTACGACGAGAGAGTGGTTAAGAACACGCGTGAAGCAATCGAGGTGATTCGTGAACATAGTCGGTGCCACTTGATTTTGGTCGGGCGGATGCCCGAAGGTGAGCTGGCGGCGGCAATGAGACAAAGAAGCGAGTGCCCGGAGATGGGGCCCGTAGGGAACTTATTGATCTCGCCCGAGTTTTCGACCAATGCCTCAGTATTGGTGGTCCAACAGTACCATACACAGCTATCAATGCATTCATTAGCCTCTTTGAAAGAGGATGAAGTCACTACTGACCAAGGGGATTATGAGTCTAACTAA